In Malaclemys terrapin pileata isolate rMalTer1 chromosome 14, rMalTer1.hap1, whole genome shotgun sequence, the genomic stretch AAAGAGAACAGAGTGGAGTTCTGGACAAAGATCCTGCCTAAAAAGATGGCTGAAGGAAAGAGAGAACACAAAGAGTTATAAAGTTTGAGAAGCATATGGGTTGCTTTTCGTACAGTGAGATAAAACAAGATGACTTCATCTGAATGGGAGGCATTTAATACTCATTTTGTAATTCATTATAATGTAGTTTAATTTTATGTATGAGGCGTTAGAGAAGAACCTGAGCAAAACTGAGTCCCAGGAGGAACTGAGCTGCTGTGTTGCAAACCAGGCAGAAAACAGGCTGACCACTCAGTTTTAAATAGAGTCAGTGATGTTTGCTCACAAAATAACACCGACTAGAGTTGTAGTACAACACTGTGGTAGAGTTTGGCACTGTCAAAAAATTCTACAACAAATAAGTTCAAATACAGTATCATGATAATATATGGTACATGTAACACGTTGCAGATGCTGAGTAGCAGTGTTGTCCTTTATTCcccctttattttctctctcaggagacattagtccaggggtcggcaacgtttggcacgcggctcgccagggtaagcaccctagcgggccgggccagtttatttacctgctgacgcggcaggttcggccaatcgcggcccccactggccgcggttcgccgtccctggccaatgggggcggcaggaagccacgACCAGCACATCTCTAGCCCGTgctgcttctcgctgcccccattggcccgggacggcgaaccgcggcgagtgggagccgcgatcggccgaacctgccgcgtcagcaggtaaataaactggcccgacctgccagggtgcttaccctggcgagccacgtgccaaacattgccgacccctgcattagtcACTCATAGGCCTCGCATCTCCTCCCACAGAAGTTatgagttttgctattgattttaatgcAAGTTCAATATAAGGTGCTGAGGGCTCTCCAGTTCCttataatgaaaatatttgcaggtgctcagcaccttacaggatcatGCCTCAAATCCAGACACCTAAGAACATCAGATAGCCCCATGGTCCGTCtaccccagtgtcctgtctttcaacagcggtcaatgccagatgtttcagagggaattaacagaacaaggcaattactGAATGATCTAATCTGTCGTCCaattccagcttctggcactaaggccttggctacactggcaattcacagcactgcacttgctgcgctcaggggtgtgaaaaaacaccccccctgagagcagcgagtgcagcgctgtaaagcgcaagtgtaatcagtgcctgcagcactgcacgctccctcgcagtgctgcaagctattcccctcagagagatGGAGTACTTGcagctgccgcggcagcgctgtgaatccacgagtgtagccaaggcctcagtggctcaggacacccagagcatggttttgcatccctgaccatcttggctaatagccattcatggacctatcctccatgaactcacctaattcttttttgaaccaagttatagttttggccttcacaacatcccctggcaatgagttccacaagctgactatgtgttgtgtgaaaaagtaattCCGTATGTTTTCaacctgctattaatttcatcaggtgacccctggttcttatgttatgtgaaggggtaaatagcagttccctgttcactttctccgcaccattcatgattttacagacctctatcatatcttcccttagtcttctcttttccaagatgaacagtcccaagGTTAATAGTTTTTAATCTCGCATTATATGGCAGCTGTTGCATACCCCATAATCAGTtttgtagcccttctctgtaccttttccaattctaatctatcttttttgcgatagggtgaccagaacagcctgcagtattcaaggtgtaggtaTACCATCACtttatatagtgccattatgatattttctgtcttattacttctccctttcctaatggttcctaatattgtcagctttcttgactgctgctgcacatcaagcagatgttttcagagaactatccacaatgactccaagatctctttcgtgatgggtaacagctaatttaggccccatcattttgtatgtatagttgggattatgttttccaatgtgcattactttgcacttatcggccattttgttgccccgtcacccagttttgtgagatctctttgtgaCTCTTCACAGTCTATTTcggacttagctatcttgagtaattttgtattaccTGCAAATTTAGCCACCTccttgtttacccctttttccagttcatttataaATACATTGAATACCTATAATCACTTTTTTATTCCTTAGCCCCTTTTCCTATAAATGTTATATACACAACTGTTAACGCctcaatttttaaatttcttattCTATCCCCTCAATGAAACCTAGACTGATGGGAAATTCTGAGATTATGTGAAAAAAGATAATATTAAAGTGTGAGATAAATAATCTTAAGGGCTTTTCACTGTTAAGCGCCTGCACCAATGTAAAATTTAATTGCATTATCATATCAGATTTCTTTGGGGCTCTTTGTTGAtgcagtgtcttttttttttttttgcactgagagacaaggtgagtgaggtaatatcttttactggaccagctatTTCCTCATGGGGTTGTCAGGCACCGGATTTCTGACCGGCACGGCCAGTTGAAAAGGGATGCTGAAagggctcctggaagtggccggcatgtcccgccGGGTCCTAAGCACAGGTGTGGCCAGGGGAGCTTtgcatgctgccccttcccacaGCGCACagcactgcagctcccatgggccaggaaccacagccaatgggaactgcaggggcagcgccgggggttgggggaaagcacagagccccttggctgctcCTCCGCCTAAGACCAACATGCTGGCacatctgggagctgcctgaggtaagcgccgcccgcaccccaaaccctctcccacaccccaactctctgccccagccctgagccccctcccacactccctcctggagtctgcaccccaagcccatgcctgagccccctcccatactccaacccCCTTGGCCACagtccagagccctctcctgcacctcaaccccccacccccgcccagagctcacactccctcccgcaccccaagctcctgccccagcccagagcgagTAAGCGAGAGTGGGCGAGGGCGAGCAACCgacggagggggggatggagtgagcggggggggggcgtcACAGGGCAACgagttcggttttctgcaatcacAAAGTTAACAATGACAACCCCATTCTCTCACCCCCCGGCCTCTCAtagcctgggactgacacggctgcaACGTCTTTGCACTGAGGCATTTACCCTGTGGGATATGAactgccccactctggctcctctGAGTCTTTGACTAAAATCTCACTTGTAGCTAGAAATGCTGGAGCAAACGTGAGTGCACGGGCAGAGCGCACGGCGGTGACCGCGGTCACCCCCCAGCGCCTGCAGCCGGCGGGCGGAGACGAAGCGCTGGGCAGCAGCGTTCCGGGCTTGGCCAGGCGGGGGCAGCTTATTCAGCAGCGCGGCCCGTACAGCCCAGGGGTGGGGCGCGGCCCCATCAGCAgaccagccccgccccgccccgcccgtgAATTCAATGTgcgcacagcccccgcccccacccaccccccgtgATTATTGCACCAGCCTCCGATCACCGGGGCCTGCCCCAGCCGCGTGGGGCACGCGCCCTTCGCCCGCCGCACACGGGCTGCTGGGAGCGAGCCGGAGGGCGGCTTCGCGCAATCCCCAGCCCGGCGCTCTGACTCCGGGGAGGAAAGGTTCCCTGCCTGCATGTGTCCCCTCTCGGCTGCCTTAGTCACGTGGGCGGGCCCGGGCCCACGACGTGTTTCGGGCTCAGGCTCCCCTCAGGCCAGCATGGCCGCCTCTGCCTGTCGCGCTCCGGAGCCCCGCGTGCTGCTGGGTCTCCGCGACGCCGCTCTCCCGGACCCCGGCCGGGACAGCCTGCAGCCCCCGTCCTGGGCCACCAGCACGCTGGGCGGCTCCCCGGTAAGGGGGGCCCCGGGCGGGGCTGGCCGCGGGTGCCGGACAGGGGAGGGCGGGCTCCCGGGCCGGTAGCGGAGCGGTCGCTGCCGGGGCCAGCCCGGGTCGTTGCGGGCGCCCTGAGGGCGGTGCGAGGCCTGTGCTGCTTTGTAGCGCACTAGCAAAGCGACCTGCTGGTAAAATCCACCGTGCGGGGTCCCCTGCAGGGCAGCGGCTCGGCGCCAACGCGGCTGGCGTTTTCCCCCCGGATCCTGCACTTCCCTCTGCCCGGGGAGAGTCCCAGTGAGCCCTGGGCACCCACCGGGCTCTGCCCGCCCGAGCTCGCCGCAGGAGCTGCGCCTCAATTAGTGTAACGAGCTTAACCGGGGATGTCAAAAGACCTCCGCTTTCTCCAGCGATTGCGCATGCTCAGTTCTCCTAGATGCGCCTGGCACCTGTCAGCCCGGCTGGAATACGGGCTGGTATTTGAAGGATTTTTGCATAGCCATGTTAAGTcaggccatactggctcagaccaatgggccacccAACCTAGCTTCCCGCAGTGGCCAGACACTTCAGAGGGAAGTGAACACAGTAGGGCAGTTACTGAGCAATCCAtcctctagtcccagcttctggcagtcagaaagttagggatacccagagcatggggctgcgcccctgaccatgttggctaatagtcattgatggacctattctacatgaacttatctaattattttttaaatccaattaTTCTTTTGCTCTTCACAACTTCCCCtcacaatgagttccacaggttgactatgtgttgtgtgaagaagtacttcctacctgccgcctattaatttcattgggtgaactttggttcatgtgttatgtgaaggggtaaataacacttccatattcacGTTCCCCACACCATAATTTTATATCCCCCTCTCATATCCTGCGTTAGCAGGTCTCAATGCGTTAAATACCACTGTGCACTGCATCTTGAAATCATCCTTAATCAAGGCCACTGTTTTGTGTCTCCTAGAATTGTGCCCCTTCAGTAACCATGACTTATCCTTCTTGTGGGATCTGCGGTGCCACCCTGATGCACATAGTGCAGATATATTGCCCCCTTGAAGGCTCACTATTCCACCGTGTCATTAATGTATTTGCTTGTGCCATGAAAGGCTGCTGGGGAAAATCAGAAAGGTATGTATATGGTTTGCATTTCTCTTCTGAGCCTTCTGagtgggtgctactgtaatacaaaaaatGAATCCTGTTATCTTCATTTGCCTTTATCACATTAATTACTTGTTTTTCTTAAGTGTCACTTTCTTATATTTCACTTTAAAGCTGGAAAGTGTTACGCTCCCAGTATTTGCAGATGCAAGGAAAAGAAACACAAGATTGCAAATTAAAGCAGGTATAACTTGCAAGTATGATCTCTTTTTAAGTGTGATATATAGAGTGTAATATTTAGGAACCTCAAACAAAATGTATAGTTTCTTCACAGCTGAGATTTTCctattacaacttttttttttttttaaactatgggtGGGTGAGAATAAAAATGTATGGTTTTCATACTGATAGACTTGAAGTCTGTTTGTACAGTTATTGATTAATTTGACTTAGCAATAAACGAATCGattttttttgacagaaatgGTGAACCATAATTTTGTAGTAAGTCCTACCATTGTTCCACCTGCCAAaaggattcaatttttaaaaactgaagttATAATATATCCTATTCCATAGATAAATCTTTGCATGTTATACATTTGTTTTGtatgtttctctttgttttgggCATTTTTAGTGTCAGTATCTAGCATTGGGGGAAAATTAAATTAAGCATTAAACTGAGAAACTTAGTTCCTTCATTTGTGTCTATAAAAGTATGTGTGAAATGTCTTAGGGACACAGCTCttgaaaattgttctttttattcTCAGAAACAAGAGAATAACTTTGCAACAAACGATTGGTGTGATGGAGCAGATGACTGGGGAATTTGTGATGAAACAGAATATCCTGTGCAAACCACCAGTCACCTACTTGGCTTAAACACAGTGAGCAGTTCCTCCTTGTCCACAGCCACACAgtgtgcatcccagtttcaagaACTTAGCCTGTCAGAAACTACAGATATCTCTGATTCCTTACATAGGCCAGTTCCATGTGGAGATGGGATAGTAATGCCTACCTCTTGTCCCAGATTCCAGTCCTACTATATCAGTGTTGTGGATGAGGAAGACTACACTGACTACCTTGATACAGATCATGCACACAAACTTTTAAaggaatatcaacagagggaggGCGTTGATTTGGAACTGTTGATGTCAGAAAGGTGAGAATaggctaagggtacatctacactacagcggggagtcgatttaagatacgcaaattcagctacgtgaatagcgtagctgaattcgacgtattgcagccgacttactccgttgtgaggacggcggcaaaatcgacttctgccgctttttgtcggcggcgcttactaccacctccgctggtggagttagagcgccgattcggggatcgattgttgcatcccaacgggacgcgataaatcgatccccgagaggtcgatttctacccgccgattcaggcgggtagtatagaccagaccttataGTCTGTGCTGTTAAATGAAGACCATTTGATAAGCTCCTGTCTGCTGACCTCTTCCAAATTAGCTAAATTACTATTCAAGGTCTAAAACATTAGAGCATCAGTCAATTTTATGCTATCTTAATTATATATTAACAATTAATTATGTTTGATGTATGGATTATGTCCAGTATACTCGTAGTTCTCTACATTAGTATTGAAACTTCCTTTTCCTGTGGATTTGAGTAGGGGGATTGGATGACTATGAGAGATGGACCCATAGAGACTTTATGAAGGAAGTTGTCTGAAAAATAGGTTTTGGACATTAGAGTTATTGTATGCTGCTAGAACACTTGTGTAGTTGACCACTTATACCAGGAACAATTGCCACTCTGTTAGAATGTAAAATAGTCTCCCGCAACAGAAAAGAGGGAGCTCAATCTGGTACTTAAGTATGAAAGATCATATCACTTGCAGGATATCCATACATGCTTCTCTGAAGTAATTTTCCCGTTCAGTTGAATGGACCTTCTTGAAAGAGTATGTTAGAGGACTTACAATTTTGTATTGGCAATAAATATAAACAACACCAAAATTAAAAACTGGAAGGGCTTTGAGAGATCACAGAAGGGAATGACAGTAGATATAAACAAATATGTGGTGGATTTGATTTCATGCATTATATTACAGGTTAGTTAGAAATAGCTTTAATGATTGTGAGCTAGTGAATATCTATGAATCCGGACCAAACTGATCAATTACACTTTTTAATAAAGGGTTGCCTCTAATTTAAGAAACAAGTGTCATTTCATTATGGGTAATATAACAAGAAACTTCAAAAGTGTGTTGTTTTTCCCTAGAGTAACCATACTTTTTTTTGAACACGTATACTGTACTGTGCACCTTACTGGCAAAATTTCCCCCTTATTTGTCTAGTTTTGTTGGTGAAGGTGATAATGAGAAGTATGAAAAGAGTGAAGTCAAAAATTGGGACCATGTGTTCCATAAATTTATGAAGAGAATTTCTGCCTGTCATGAACAAATTCTAAGGTATTTTGATCATCTAAACATGTTTTTGGTGGGGTGTAATGTCAGTCATTTGTGTGGGAGAATGAACAAGTCTTTGATTTGATTTGACAtcactgaaaatgtttttaaaatttattttaatgttgtaAGAGTTGTTAAATGTGGTATGTGTGATACAGTAATAGATGACAAAAACAAACCGTGTTCAGAACAGGTGAGAGTCTCACCCCCTGTTCTGACCGCTTTATGTCAGTAAAAATGGTTGGAGGAGCAAAGAGCCCTGGATTTGGTCAAGGGAGAACTGAGGAAGACCGACACAGACAACCACtgagactggtgtgtgtgtgaggaacagGGCTTGTGGTGGAAACCTTAGTACACAGATCATTGGCGATCCTGAGCAGCAGTGCTGTCCATAGACAGCTGATAATCAGGTGTTGTAACTCCATCCCAGGCCCCAGAGCAGCCCACAAATGGAGAGGTGCACCTTAGTTTCATTACCTTTGGACTATGATTTCTGTGGTGTGCTTCTCAGAGGTGCAGATGGTATCCCACATGTTGCATTGAAGCAGAAGCTACCTTTTAACAGTGGTTCTTGGCCTCTTGGGAGATGAGGGATCTGTTGTACCAGAAATGTTGTGCTTTACTGTAATGGACCACACTATTGCAAGATATTAAGAGCCCTCTGTTCCCAATTAACTGGAATTGCACGACTGCATTTAGGGAGAGTAGAGGGTACTGCACATCTTATAGGCATCAGTCAATGGCTTCTGTCTTCTTTTAAATATTGGGAGGCTGCATTGTTTATCGCATCCAGCTCTCTCGTATGACCCTCTAAGTCTTTCCCCCACTTTTAACCTTTGTGAATAATGGATGAATACTTCTAAAACTTAGGGCATCAGCAGGAATCCGAATCTTTGCCTATTTGTATGGCAAGCAGCTTCTTAGATTTAGAATCCCAAGTACTAATGTGACATTGTCATGTGTCTTTGTCAATGAGATTTAGTTGCAAAAAATGTAAATAAGGGGTCTTTTTCTTCTCTAGATACTCCTGGGGTGGCCAGCCTTTATTTATAACATGTCCTTCGTCCAACATTAATAAAATGGTTCCAGTCTGCAACAGCTGTGGAAGTAACAGAGTCTTTGAATTTCAACTTATGCCAGCACTGGTCAGCATGCTGAAGAGTGTTGATGCAGGTTAAATCTTTTGTTGCTTTAACTGAATACTAGTCAATCTGCTGGTTGATTTATGATTATAGTGGCCTGGAATTTAGGCTGCTTCTTGCAGCATGTACACAGTGAATGAAATAACTATTTTTAATACCATTAAGCCAATCAAGAAACCAACTAATATTGGAGGTAGCCTTTGGTTAGGTTGTACTCAATGCTTCTGGGGTCTTGTGAGGACAGCATCTTGTACAAGACTCACTGTTGTTCAATTTTAGCTGTTCAGTTTCCTTTTAATGAGAAGCAACATTCCCATTCCTGTTTGTTCCTATTTACTGGGACTGTTTGATCAAAGCCTCATATTTTCCTTAGTGCCTTTCCAATAAGAGAAGTCAAGAAAATTCCTGGTCCCTGCTTAGTAATTAACGTGTAATACTAATCCAAACTGAAGACTTGAGAACTgaataaatatgttaaaattcTGTTTCATCACAAACAAGACTGCAGCCACATACAAGcagctttattttgtttgtttaaaaatctcAAGGTTTTCTTTAAAACCTTGAAGTGACAAAGTACTCCATGTTTACTTAGGAGATTAAACCCTAATCTACACTACTAACTtgtgttggtataactatgtcactccagggtgtggaaaatccacaccccagacCAACAGTAATGCTAACCAAACTCCCAGTGTATACAGTGCTATGTCcctgggagggcttctcccatcaatatagctactgcttctcaaggacgtggagtacctacactgacaggagaaacTCTTCCGTCaccataggtagcatcttcactaaactctacagcagcacagcaagtgtagacaagccctaaaagttAACAGTATTTGAGGTGAGGAGAGTTTAGTTACTAAACAAAACCAtgattattatgtatttatatcAAAATATAGTTCAGAACACTGATCATTTAGGCTTCATTGAAACCAACcttctacaccaggggtcagcaacgttcggcacgcggtttgccagggtaagcaccctagcggtcCAGGCGgttcgccgcggttcgccgtcccaggccaatgggggcggcgggaagcggctcAGGACGGCtaaccgcagcgagtgggggctgcgattagccgaacctgccgcgtcagcaggtaaataaactggcccggcccgctagggtgcttaccctggcgagccgtgtgccgaacgttgccgacccctgttctacactGTGGATTATGGTAAAGATGTTCCAGACAAATtggattgtgattttttttccaaatacataCTGAACTATATTCTTTGTGTTTATACCCATTCAACCTCAATGAAGCCACAGTGGTTGATACAAATGTgagagaacagaatttgaccccattgtctttttttaaaaagtggagtaCATTTCAAGGTAGTATGCCCGAGGCCTGCTTAAAATTCTTTGAATTTCATTTAAAGGattgacaattttaaaaaaaaaatcacacttccaTCTGAATTTTATAACTATTACAGTAATTTTTTGTATTGTAACTGACAGAGAAATCTCATTTCTAAATTACTGTATGCTGTTTTGTACATGAGATGGATAATGAAATGTATATTCTCACATtagaaaataattatattttagaGGCATCTGATAGGAGAGAGactttgtaaatatatatttattacagAATGATTAACATTCAAATTAAGTTTTATGAAGCAATGGAACATTTCTGCAGCATAGAAGACAAACAGGTATAACCGAAACTATATTGTTTTTTCCTTAGACATAAGTCAATTTTAACCAAACTTTCTTGGGCTTCTGGGGTCCAACTTTCCTTTAGATACTGAATTAATAATATCTCTCAGCCTGTCATTAGTATTTGAAATCCTGAATTAATGAAGTGGAATATGAGTTttaggtaataataataataattattattttttttaaataatgtcaaaGAACTTCTAAGTTTAAATGGAACCTTTTAGGGTCCAGAAACTTAGCACTCAATTAAGCCCAGTATCCCGTAAACACTTACACATTTGCTTACCTTTAGGCATGTGAGTAGTCCACTGGCCTAGCTACTGCCAGTGCCCCCTTACCCCATCATATGCTTACAAGACATTTATAATTAAGTCATTAGGACTTCTCACATGTTTAGTggagcatgtgcataagtgtttgccaGATTGGGACACTAATTAGCATCCCACAGTTGTTTAAAATTGTACCAGTCTACCTATCTGCTCCACTCTAAATAGATATTTTAATTACCTGTGGAGAAAGGGCTGTATTTTTAGAACTGCACATGAACAAATGGCCAGTTAAGTATGTAAATAGCTATTTGTTGCATATTGCTTATACATTTTTGTGAATGTAGTTATAAACAGCTGCCTTTTAATATGTTAACCACTAATACACTACATGTTGTAAACTCTTAAATATTACTTTTTTCAGATCTGTCAGTGGAATTTGGAACAGTCATAGTTTACACATGTGAAAGAAGCTGTTGGCCAGCTAATCATCAGAACCCCTTGGAggaa encodes the following:
- the PDCD2L gene encoding programmed cell death protein 2-like, translated to MCPLSAALVTWAGPGPRRVSGSGSPQASMAASACRAPEPRVLLGLRDAALPDPGRDSLQPPSWATSTLGGSPNCAPSVTMTYPSCGICGATLMHIVQIYCPLEGSLFHRVINVFACAMKGCWGKSESWKVLRSQYLQMQGKETQDCKLKQKQENNFATNDWCDGADDWGICDETEYPVQTTSHLLGLNTVSSSSLSTATQCASQFQELSLSETTDISDSLHRPVPCGDGIVMPTSCPRFQSYYISVVDEEDYTDYLDTDHAHKLLKEYQQREGVDLELLMSESFVGEGDNEKYEKSEVKNWDHVFHKFMKRISACHEQILRYSWGGQPLFITCPSSNINKMVPVCNSCGSNRVFEFQLMPALVSMLKSVDADLSVEFGTVIVYTCERSCWPANHQNPLEEFIFIQEDPDQQLFK